In a genomic window of Cyprinus carpio isolate SPL01 chromosome A10, ASM1834038v1, whole genome shotgun sequence:
- the LOC109097646 gene encoding coagulation factor IX-like, producing the protein MLKIYPIILISSLLLETWLSSGASVFLPKYLAGSLLKRQKRFNTGIEERFMTDNLERECLEERCDFEEAREVFEDQEKTMKFWITYIDGDQCQSTPCQNGGKCEDGMNTYICWCPARFSGKNCELEMAKQCNVNNGGCMHFCFVDKIYGVVCDCAEGYRLALDGRTCEPTGQYPCGRLGASIAATLNSRSLISDTTEQNTTESSPTDYPDVNVTSTPQPTLKNITSFFPTQPTIKNATNNEHRIVGGNEATPGEIPWQVVFMEKVKKIPFCGGSLLSEEWVITAAHCVEGKMGSFFIRVGEHDVSKNEGRESDHGIVEYHIHPRYNSQRSLYNHDIALLKLKGPVKFSDYALPICLGSKDFLENLLRSAEISVVSGWGRLRYGGIESKTLQKVELPYVDRTECKGSSTDTISRFMFCAGYSTVRKDSCQGDSGGPHATLYQNTWFLTGIVSWGDECAMKGKYGIYTRISKYLHWISNATGIRTGHMSNTDQQS; encoded by the exons ATGTTGAAGATTTATCCCATTATTCTGATAAGCAGTTTGCTGCTTGAAACCTGGCTTTCTTCTGGAG CTTCAGTGTTTCTGCCAAAGTATCTGGCAGGGTCTCTTCTGAAGAGACAGAAACGGTTTAACACAGGTATTGAGGAGAGGTTTATGACGGATAATTTGGAGAGGGAATGTTTAGAAGAACGCTGCGATTTTGAGGAGGCCAGAGAGGTTTTTGAAGACCAAGAAAAAACT ATGAAATTCTGGATCACTTACATAG ATGGAGACCAATGTCAGTCGACTCCCTGTCAGAATGGCGGGAAATGTGAGGATGGAATGAATACATACATCTGTTGGTGTCCAGCCCGCTTTAGTGGGAAGAACTGTGAGTTGG AAATGGCTAAACAGTGTAATGTAAATAATGGAGGCTGCATGCACTTCTGCTTTGTGGATAAAATTTATGGAGTAGTATGTGACTGTGCCGAGGGTTACAGGCTGGCTCTGGATGGCAGGACTTGTGAACCTACAG GGCAGTACCCATGTGGACGACTTGGAGCGAGTATTGCTGCAACTCTTAACTCAAGGTCTCTTATCAGTGATACAACAGAACAAAATACAACAGAGTCCAGTCCTACAGATTACCCTGATGTGAACGTGACTAGCACACCACAACCTACACTGAAGAACATCACCTCCTTCTTTCCCACTCAGCCCACCAtcaaaaatgcaacaaataatGAACATCGTATTGTAGGAGGAAATGAGGCAACACCAGGGGAGATTCCCTGGCAG GTGGTTTTTATGGAAAAGGTGAAAAAGATTCCATTTTGTGGTGGCTCTCTCCTTAGTGAAGAATGGGTCATTACAGCTGCCCACTGTGTTGAAGGAAAGATGGGATCTTTCTTCATCAGAGTTG GGGAACATGATGTCTCAAAGAATGAGGGAAGAGAGAGTGACCACGGCATAGTGGAGTACCATATCCACCCACGTTACAACTCTCAACGAAGTCTTTACAATCATGACATCGCCCTGTTAAAGCTCAAGGGACCTGTCAAATTCTCTGACTATGCCCTGCCCATCTGCCTGGGCTCTAAAGACTTCTTAGAGAACTTGCTCAGGAGCGCGGAAATCTCCGTGGTGAGTGGCTGGGGGAGGCTACGGTACGGGGGCATAGAATCTAAAACACTTCAGAAAGTAGAGCTCCCTTACGTGGACCGGACGGAGTGTAAAGGCAGCAGCACCGACACCATCTCCCGCTTCATGTTCTGTGCCGGTTACAGTACGGTACGCAAGGATTCCTGTCAGGGGGACAGCGGAGGACCCCATGCCACCCTCTATCAGAACACATGGTTCCTCACAGGCATCGTCAGCTGGGGGGACGAGTGCGCCATGAAGGGAAAGTATGGCATTTATACCCGTATCTCCAAATATTTGCACTGGATAAGTAACGCTACTGGCATTAGAACAGGACATATGTCCAATACAGATCAACAGAGTTAG